In Macaca mulatta isolate MMU2019108-1 chromosome 16, T2T-MMU8v2.0, whole genome shotgun sequence, the sequence CCAACTCTTGCATTTTGTTCCAGAAACCTCGATTGTTTCCCTGACTATTGGTCACTTCCCGAAATGTACTGAACTGTGCCAGGAATAGGATATGTTTTTAAGTGCTTGAGACACAGACAAGTGGCAGACGCATACCCAAATTCCAGTCATATCTTACTTCTGACCGAATTTTAATATGTTTCATGCAGTTACACAATTCTCTGTGCATAATGCTCTGAGAAAAGGGATGGCACATACGGTTTCTCCTGAAGTGGGAAACAAAGCCCAGTTGGTAAGGTGGCCAGTCTCTATGGCGTCTTAGATGAACCTCTTTTCTTCTCATTACTTTTCCTTcatctactttttttctgagatggagtcttgctctgtcgcccaggctggagtgcagtggctggatctcagctcactgcaagctccgcctcccgggtttacgccattctcctgcctcagcctcccgagtagctgggactacaggcgcccgtcacctcgcccggctagttttttgtattttttagtagagacggggtttcaccgtgttcgccagaatggtctcgatctcctgacctcgtgatccgcccgtctcggcctcccaaagtgctgggattacaggcttgagccactgcgcccggcccgtaTTTTTCTATTGACTATAATGAGTAGAACTGTGTCTCTTACAAAGGTAAGTCCAGCCgtgcacgatggctcacgcctgtaatcccagcactttgggaggctgagtcgagtggatcacgaggtcaggagtttgagaccagcctggccaatatggtgaaaccccatctctactaaaaaatacaaaaattagctgggtttgtgggggtgcgtgcctgtagtcctggctacttggaggctgaggcaggagaatcgcttgaacctgtgaggcggaggtcacagtgagcccagatcatgccactgcactatagcctgggcaacagcgtgagactctgtctccaaaaaaaaaaaaaaattagccaggcgtagcagtgcgcacctgtagtcccagctactgaggaggctgaggcagaattgcttgaactggggaggtggaggctgcagtgagcccagattgtgccactgcactccagcctgggcaacagagtgagactccgcctcaaaaaaaagaaagacaaaaaaaaaaaaatcctggctgggtgtggtggcatgcacctgtaatcttagcactttcagaggccaatcccttgagcccaggagtttgagaccagcctgggcaatataaggagaccctgtctctaaaaaaataaataaataaaaaagataagtcCAAGTTCAAGTCCCTAGTACCTGTGAATGTCACCTTACTTGGAAAGAGTATTTGCTGATCTAATTAAGGTAAGGGTCTCGAGATGAGAGTATCCtcattagagtgggccctaaatccagtgacaTGGGTTCGGTGTCCAGTGATGTCTTTACAAGAGACAGGAAAGAATACATACAGCACAGGGGAGAAGGCCAcaagaagacagaagcagagactgGACTTACACTGTCACAAGCCAGGGAATACCAAGGATTGCCGAGGGCCactagagaaaggagaaaggcatGGAATGATTCTCCCCCAGAGCCTTCAGAAAGAACCTACCTTACTAACCACTTTAATTTCAGACTTtgggcctccagaactgtgagactcAATTTCTGTTAAGTCACCcaggtggtggttgttttttttttttttttttgtcttcgagacagagtcttgctttgtcacccaggctggagtgcagtggcatggtctcggcccactgcaacctctgcttcctgagttcaagtgattctcctgcctcagtctcccggttagctgggattacaggcacacgcctccAAGCCtgcctaatttctgtatttctagtagagacagggtttcaccatgttggccaggctagtcttgaactcctgacctcaagtgatctgcccacctcggcctcccaaagtgctgggattacaggcatgagtcctgCACCCGGCCAGGTTGTGGTAATTTTTTATGGTAGCCCTAAGAATAAATACACAGACCCAAACTTTTCCCTTTTTGAGCAAGGGCTACCATATACAACTTGACCTGAGAGTGCAGCCTTCAATCCTTTCCCCCGGGGCCTCTGGCAACAGTTCTCAGATGACTATGCTCAGAGAGACACCTGTGACTGTCCACCCAGCAGCCATCTGTTCACCAGCAGAGGAGACCGGAAGCCCCTTGTGAGGTGCTGGGTTCTGTAGCTTCAGGAGTGGGATCCATGTCATCATCCATATCAGATCTGTCTGCTCCAATCTCAACTCTTTCTTCCTGCCTGATCCAAAGGCTATTTTCTAGCTGTTCTTCAGCAATTTCTAGCTCTTCTTCTGTTTGTAAAGTAGCCACGGTTTCCCGGGGCAAGTTTGAGGAATATAGCCCAAATTTGGCTTTACAACCGAACATTGCCTCAAATGGACTTTGCTGCAAGGAAACGTCGAAAGCCTGATTCCTCACCATCTGCAGGAATCGGAGGCCTTTGGCCCAGTGACATAAACGGTTACTCTGCATCCAGGTACCTATCATGTTCTTCACATCACGGCTTGCTCCTTCCAGGGAGCCCTGGCTTTGGCCAGGGTGGTACTTACCAGACACAATCTTTAGGTCTGGCCACAACTCATTGAGCTCCTGAACAACCTCGTTTGTGAACTCAACGCCACTGTCAGAGTCTAACACAGTGGGTGTACCAAGAATTGTGAAAATATCTAATAAGACACTGACCACCTCACGGGCCTGTTTGGTTCTTAATGGCCGTAAAATAATAAACTTGGTCAAGTGGTCCTGGTAGTATAAAATGAACTTGAACTCACCATCGGCACTTGACTGCATGTCAAGTATTTCAACTTGGCACGTGGAGTCTATGTCCTTAAAAGTCATGGGCTTGGGCGGAAGGCCTTTCTTGGGTACTGGGTTCTTCTGGTGGCACTGTTTACACAGAGTCAGATATAAGACAATAACTTCTTTGGTGACATTCCCATATTTTCCTTGCAGCTCCTTGAGCATGCGTGTCCGCCCACCATGTCCAATACTGAGATGTGTATCATGAAGAATATCAAACAACTCTTCTTTATGTACATAATACCGTATTCGATCACGTTCTCCATGAGTAGCCTCTATCAGTTTCTCTGTGCCCTGTACAGAGATCACGTCATATTTTGCCGCACGGCGATAATCACGTGATgacttcttccctttttctttagcTTCTTTAACTTCCTTTATTGTTTGAAAGtacttttctttggaaaataccTTGCTGTTGTAACTTTTGCTTTCTACTAACTTTGTTACACTCATAAGAAACGTTTCTCTCATGTTACTTATCTCCATTTCCATTTCATTCACATTTGAAACACCAGGTGGATCATTTCCAGCTCTCTGAGGCATCATGGAGAACTGTAAGAAGGAtgctaagaaaggaaaaaaagagaacaaagttaAATTCACTGACACTCCCACCTGGAAGACTTCCCCTCTGGAGTTCCTCATCAATTCTTTCATATAATTTTTGAAGATGATTATATGGAAGAATGATAATAGAGTCATAGTAAAAAGCAATTAGAAAGCCGACTGGCACCATCCAAAACCACAGCATAGCAATAGAATTTGACATCAGTTAAATCACAAATATGTAGAGGTTTTAGACTTTCGGCAAACAGAAAAAACAACGAAGCCATTAGCTTATAGCATGAAACCTAATCAACTGGTTTTCATTAATTGAACAGGAGAGAGGATAAACAGAAACTCCTAAGGCAGTAGGCTAAAATCTTACCCTCAGTACCCTTTACAATAATATAAATGGGAGAACGTTGCTAAAAGGTACCACATAATAACAGCAAACTCTTAAACTGAAATTTGTACCAGGCATTGCTTCTGAGGCTTCCCATGATCAACAGAAACAatctcttggccaggcgcagtggctcacgcctgtaatcccagcactctgggaggttgaggtgggcggatcacttgaggtcaggagtccgagaccagcctggccaacatggtgaaaccccatctctactaaaaatacaaaaactggccaggtgcggtggtgggcacctgcaatcccagctcctcgggaggctgaggcagggagaatggcttgaacccggaaggcggaggttgcagtgagccgagactgcgccactgcactccggcctgggcgacaaagggagactgtttccaaaaaaaaaaaaagaaaaaaatgcttatggCAGAAGAGTCTGTCCTAATTTTGCGTGAATCAAGAAGAAAGctgtgggaatttttttttttttttttttttttttttttttttgagacggagtctcgctctgtcacccaggctggagtgcagtggccggatctcagctcactgcaagctccgcctcccgggttcacgccattctcctgcctcagcctcccgagtagctgggactacaggcgcccgccacctcgcccggctaagtttttgtatttttagtagagacggggtttcactgtgttacccaggatggtctcgatctcctgacctcgtgatccgcccgtctcggcctcccaaagtgctgggattacaggcttgagccaccgcgcccggcagggaATATTTTTAAACGACGGTTTCCTTTTGACAATTGTCCACAAGATTAATAAAGGAAGATTCTGAGTCCTTACCCTGTGGGACCGTGTTCTCATAACTGTCCAGCATTGTGTCTCTGTAGCAATCCTTTTGAAAGGCTTCTAAATAATTCCAATATTTGGTCATATCTTCAAATGCTGTTGCTTCCTGAGACAACACTGGCTGCTGCCACAGGGACCATACAGTCTGGGGGCCTGGGATAAGGAGCAGCCTCAGCAGGTCTGCGGAAGAGACAAGAGAGGGCATCAGGAATGAAGGCACGCAGCATAGAGGACTCTGAAAGCGAGTCAGGTgaataaatggaagaaataagaaataggTCTCATATCCAACAAGATGAGTACAGCTTCATGGGTGAGGGAAAGGAGTTTTGCTTTCCTGGGAGGTCTGTTGGTCTGGCCAGTTTTGACGCTGCCAGAGCTGTAGCCCGTGTATTAATATTTCCAGAATAAAGCAGAGTCCAAGTGAACTTGAGCACAGGCTTGATGACGCCTAACAGGGATGGCAGGATCTGTTTCCAATGGAAATATTATGTCTGTGTACATGGAGATATGTCAGGAGATTATCCTGCAGAAAACAGATACCCCAAAGGGAGTCTACATGCCACTGTGATCAGATAATTCCTTAAGGGGAGAACTTGATACTCAGTTGTCTAAACCGGGATTCCTTAGTTAGAACAGCCCTAAGACAGGATGGTGATGAGGCCAGGGGAGTTCATATGAGGACTGCAGGAATTCCAGCAAGCTTAGGAAAAGAGGATCCCAAGATCCCAGCTGTCAGATGCAGAGCGGAGGGGCAGGGCAGAATCCTGAGAAGCAGACAAAGATGGAAACTTTTCAAAGTTCTGAGCAAGAGTCTCAGTTAAGTGGAACGTACTTCCAGGTCCTGAAGCTCCTCCACTAAAAGGGCTTCAAACTCCCTTCCTCAGCATTGCTGGTTAATCATGTATATTCCTGATTCTAAGACATTACTGAGTGTAAAACCACTGACTTAATAACTTTCTTTTGAGAGGAAAAACTGTGTGTATTAAATGAATGTATTGATGACACatccaaaattttaaatgtgaaaaatgtgcatttgcattctttttctttttttgtattttttatagagatggggttttgccatgttgcaaaaaacccaggctggtctcgaactcctgggctaaagtgattcacctgcctcagcctcccaaagtgctaggattacaggcctgaggcagTGGGCCTGGCCAAAACTATGCCTTGCAGAAATGAAGAAACTGCACATTTGCAAAATGCTCTTTACTCTAAGCCTGGGTTCAAGATCTTCTGCAAACTGACATTTTAAAGgctctgaggctgggcacagtggctcacacctgtaatcccagcacttttgggaggctgaggcgggcaaatcacctgaggtcaggagttcgagactagcctggccaacgtggtgaaaccctgtctctactaaaaatacaaacattagtcaggcatggtggtgcatgcctgtagtcctagctactcaggaagctgaggcaggagaatcactggaacccaggaggcagaggttgcggtgagccgagatcgtgccactgcactccagcctgggcgacagaatgagagtctgtttcaaaaaacaaaaaaaggctctgagaagtcctgcagtaaAGAAACCAGCTTCACTTTGTTTCATCCACCAGTACCATTCAATCATTGACATGGGACTTCGTTTCCCAAGGAATATCTATTACCATCCCACGGTCTTACTAGCTTTTTTTTAACACCGgggtacaccaccacgcctggctaatgttttgcatttttagtagagatgaggttttgccatgttggccaggctggtccttgaacttctggcctcaagtggtctgcttgttttggcctcccaaagtgttggaattataggcatgtacaGCCAGCGCACCCGGCCGGTCCTACTAGTTCTAACAGTTCTTGAAACCACAAGGTATTCAATGGAGTCCAGAAAGAGCACCTTCCAGATTCCTTTCTGAAACCAGCATTCTCACAACTTGAGTGCTGTGTTGGTTGCTGTTTGATTCCCTTCAGGGGACCgcaaagaaaggaaaagtctCATCTTCATTCTATAAAATAACGAAGgcaactgggcacagtggctcatgcctgtaatcctaatactttgggaggccaaggtaagaggattgcttgaggccaggagttcaagaccaacctagtcaacatagtgagaccctgtctctaaaaataaaaaaattaaaaaaaaagaaagaagaacggAGGCAACAGGCTAGAAACAATTTATAACCAAAAGATGTAGAATCACAGTCTTTAGTAAGAGATCCAGTCCTTACTATACCATGAAATTCTGCAGTAGAGTCCAAAGTCCACAATTATCTAATAGACCTATTTTGGTTGGTCCatctagtgatttttaaaaatttgaatttttcgaccaagtgtggtggctcacacctgtaatcctagcgctttgggaggctgaggcggatcacgaggtcaggagattgagaccatcctggctaacacggtgaaatcccatctctgctaaaaatacaaagtattagctgggcgtggtggcaggagcctgtagtcccaggaggctcaggcaggataACGACGTGAactcgagaggcggagcttgcggtaagccgagatcgtgccaatgcactccagcctgggcggcagagccagactccatctcaaaaagaaagaaaaaaaaaaaaaaaaaaaaaaaggaatgtttcaCCTATATTTACAGATTGggagatttcacataaaaatctcgatttctgcctttttttttctttcgagacagagttttgctctgtcgcccaggctagagggcagtggctcgatctcggctcactgcaagctccgcctcctgggttcaggccattctcctgcctcagcctccagagtagctgggactacagacgcccgccaccacgcccgtgtaattttttgtatttttagtagagatgaggtttcaccgtgttagccaggatggtctcggtctcctcacctcgtgatccacccgcctcggcctcctaaagtgctgggattacaggcatgagccactgcgcccagcctcgaTTTTTGGCTTTCTTGAAAAGGCAATGTTCTGGCTGCACTGGCGGCATTGCTGCCTGGCAATAACTGGCTGTAATAGGCAGCATCTTCCTTTGGATCAAgtttgtccaacctgtggcctgTGGGTCGCATGGAGCCCAGGACGTCGGGACCTACTAACCTAGTCATCTTGCCCACTCCTGCAGATTTCTAAGCtttcagtatcttttttttttttttttgagaggggtctcacttcgtcacccaggctggagtgcagtggcatgatcacggctcccAGGGtcaaggcatcctcccacctcagcctcctgagtacctgggactacaggcatgcgtcaccaggcccggctaatttttttctttctttctttctttttttttgtagagacggggtctcattatgttgcctgaGGCTTCAGTATCTTTTCCAAAGCAACATGAAACAAATGTGATCGTAAATCAATCAGCTTCCTGGTGTGATCTGTGCTGACGGCTAAGGGATAAACGGCTAAGTGATAAACGAGTTGGtcagagaaaactggaaatattTCCAAAGCCATGTTTACTCCCTTCACCCACCTGTGAGTCTTTGCCTCGGCGGTTTCCGACTTGGAATGTCCTCGCATCGATCTTCCCAATCCCAGCCAGCTGAAATCAGCCTCCTTCCCGACGTATTCAGTAACTTCAGCTGATTGCCATCTGGACTTCATCTCAACACCTGTACCACACTCACTGGCGCACTCTTGATTTGCATCTGCAGTCGACCAGTTCAGATGTATGCAACCTAAAAAGTAGGGACGGAGCCCTCTGCCTGCCTGTACCCCCTTTGGAGGGCCCACGAATACAGAGCTGAGCACAAAAGGTGTTCAAAGGACATTTAGTCAAAAATGTCGCTTACAGGTAGATTGTCATTAGCAAGGCAGAGCAGCGGTATGGCCGAGTCTACGCTTGGGAACTCATTTTCTGACTCTTACCATTTACTGACTAAAGCAAAGTtactggagcctcagtttcctcatctacaaccCGGGGAGAGGACCAGTACCCATCACAATCGATTGCTATGAAGATTCAATGACAATGCAGATAAGGCACTTAGTACAGTGTCCCCGCACCGTCCACGCCACCGGGCACGCCCGCTTATTCCTGAGGACCGGGCTGGGGCGTCGCCTCCTTTGTGTTGCCTTCCTACCCTGACTTCGCAGAATGATCCCACAGCCTGGATCCACGCCCGTCCGCCAGCCAGCTCAGGGCTGAACGGCTGAGGCGGGTGCGCGGTGGAGAAAAGAGCCGCAGACTGAGGAAGGTCGGGAAAGAGAAAGGGATACACTAGACGCTGCGTCTGAATCCCCTCCACCCACGGCGAGCAGCAGCATCGCCGCCCCACCTCCCGCCGGCTCCGCCGGAAGCCGGTCAGCGCCAGCCGGAAGCCCCGCCCCCTCGAAGCGCCGCGGATCGGAGGAGCCACCGCTCTTCACTCCAGGCTTTGCCCGGCCGGGACAGCACTGCGGACCCCCTGCGGCGCTGTCCACCCAAATGACAGCTGCGACCTCGTCCAAGCCGGTGACTTAACTCGGGCCCGTTACCCGTTCCCACTTTGTTGCCAAGTCTCCAGCCTGGAAAATAAACTGGCTTCAGGTATCCTGTTTAGATCCTTAAAATGAGGAACGGCAGGAACACACACAGCGCTGCCACCTCACACCTTTTCACTTCATCCTGACGAAGCTGCGGTTCAGTTCGGATGTGTGAGGTTTTGGTCTGATGGCACTCACCCAGCACTTGGGCAGAAAATAAGGTAAACGGGGCCCATGGGTCCCTCAGAGAACCTGAACCTGAGATCTCTCAATCTAGACAAACAGCTTGAAGTGATCTAGATGCTATAGGAAGTCACAGAAGCTTCTTATCCTATTGAAAGCAAGACTTCCTATCCAATGGCAATACAAACTTTTATATACAGTAAGTTAAAAAATACAGGCTGTCCATATAGCAACCTATCTAtaataagaaagttaaaaaacagGTTCAAGAGGAAGTATTTCCAACTAGCTTTTCTTATAGGCCTTCTTCTCAATGAGACCCCTCCAGCTACTGATATATCCTCAAATGCTGCTGCCCactataaaaaaatatatgtatcagtcctaatttcagaaaaattttgaCTGACAAATCAGAGGTAAGAGACCAGTCCACTGAAAACTAGGGAGTGTCATAAAtcaccacacacaaaacacaGGCTCTTTGCTTCAAGTTTTAATCAAAGCTTTTATATAAGATTACTTTATTCCTGCATCTTCTCAATTGTTTCTTCCTTGTATTTGCCCTTTTCCTTTCCTACTTGGCGAGATTTGGCTTTCCGTTCAAGGATCTTTTTGCGGTCTTTGTCCAGTTTTAGCCTAGTGATAACCACctgcagaaaaataagaaaaacacacTCCCAAGCTTTAAATAATCACTAAAACACATGGGAAAGCCCAACATTCAATACCATTTCCCACACCTGGGGCAGGTTGATGGCTAAATaagatttaactttttaaaaattccagaaattaCTCTTTAGCCATCAAACCTGGCTTATTTACTAATTTCCCAccaacaaaggagaaaaaggcaaGATGGCATCAGTAATTCTTATCATAGCCTCTTCTGTGCTTCattgtaaaatgtgtttctttttcattgagaAATATGATTCTGCTCTTCTCACTCCAGTTTTACAAGCTGgcatatatatttgtttctaaagtaacttcaggctgggtgtggtggctcatgcccccaatcccagcactttgggaagcagaggcgggtggatcacctgaggtcaggagttcgagaccagcctggccaacatggtgaactcccttctctactaaaaatacaaaaattagccgggcatggtggcacattcctgtaatcccagctacctgggaggcaggagaatctccggaacccgggaggcggaggctgcagtgagctgagatcatcccattgcactccagcctgggcgactgagtgagactcatctcaaaaaacaaacaaacaaacaaacaaacaaaacagctgggtgtagtggcaaatgcctgtaacctagctactcaggaggctacagcaggagaatcacttgaacccaggaagcagaggattgcagtgagccgagatcacaccactgcaccaggttgggcgacaagagcaaaactgtccaaaacaaaacaaaaaaaaccccaccccaaaacagaaaaatataataaagtaacTTCAGAATTATAACTTCAGAATTTTAATGTTAGAAATTAAAGGTAGCATCCACACACAATTCCACCAGAAAAATCTTTAGTGAGAATATGACAATACAGATCTTATTCCAACAGTTCAAATcctaaaagacatcca encodes:
- the KRBA2 gene encoding KRAB-A domain-containing protein 2 isoform X1: MPSLVSSADLLRLLLIPGPQTVWSLWQQPVLSQEATAFEDMTKYWNYLEAFQKDCYRDTMLDSYENTVPQASFLQFSMMPQRAGNDPPGVSNVNEMEMEISNMRETFLMSVTKLVESKSYNSKVFSKEKYFQTIKEVKEAKEKGKKSSRDYRRAAKYDVISVQGTEKLIEATHGERDRIRYYVHKEELFDILHDTHLSIGHGGRTRMLKELQGKYGNVTKEVIVLYLTLCKQCHQKNPVPKKGLPPKPMTFKDIDSTCQVEILDMQSSADGEFKFILYYQDHLTKFIILRPLRTKQAREVVSVLLDIFTILGTPTVLDSDSGVEFTNEVVQELNELWPDLKIVSGKYHPGQSQGSLEGASRDVKNMIGTWMQSNRLCHWAKGLRFLQMVRNQAFDVSLQQSPFEAMFGCKAKFGLYSSNLPRETVATLQTEEELEIAEEQLENSLWIRQEERVEIGADRSDMDDDMDPTPEATEPSTSQGASGLLCW
- the KRBA2 gene encoding KRAB-A domain-containing protein 2 isoform X4 yields the protein MTKYWNYLEAFQKDCYRDTMLDSYENTVPQASFLQFSMMPQRAGNDPPGVSNVNEMEMEISNMRETFLMSVTKLVESKSYNSKVFSKEKYFQTIKEVKEAKEKGKKSSRDYRRAAKYDVISVQGTEKLIEATHGERDRIRYYVHKEELFDILHDTHLSIGHGGRTRMLKELQGKYGNVTKEVIVLYLTLCKQCHQKNPVPKKGLPPKPMTFKDIDSTCQVEILDMQSSADGPSGHSPQLTYRMSTSQPMK
- the KRBA2 gene encoding KRAB-A domain-containing protein 2 isoform X3; this encodes MTKYWNYLEAFQKDCYRDTMLDSYENTVPQASFLQFSMMPQRAGNDPPGVSNVNEMEMEISNMRETFLMSVTKLVESKSYNSKVFSKEKYFQTIKEVKEAKEKGKKSSRDYRRAAKYDVISVQGTEKLIEATHGERDRIRYYVHKEELFDILHDTHLSIGHGGRTRMLKELQGKYGNVTKEVIVLYLTLCKQCHQKNPVPKKGLPPKPMTFKDIDSTCQVEILDMQSSADVALGNPWYSLACDSVSSRHSLEYGV
- the KRBA2 gene encoding KRAB-A domain-containing protein 2 isoform X2; translation: MTKYWNYLEAFQKDCYRDTMLDSYENTVPQASFLQFSMMPQRAGNDPPGVSNVNEMEMEISNMRETFLMSVTKLVESKSYNSKVFSKEKYFQTIKEVKEAKEKGKKSSRDYRRAAKYDVISVQGTEKLIEATHGERDRIRYYVHKEELFDILHDTHLSIGHGGRTRMLKELQGKYGNVTKEVIVLYLTLCKQCHQKNPVPKKGLPPKPMTFKDIDSTCQVEILDMQSSADGIFQALTRIWCLTSFSANQAWNQNSQRYQGQFLSH